The Gemmatimonadota bacterium genome has a window encoding:
- the ssb gene encoding single-stranded DNA-binding protein → MSAKDLHPCFWRFQSGRLTRHPELRYTPSGAPVCQMGLALNRRWTSQAGEAQQETTFVEITTWGKQAETVAAYLTKGRAVAVDGRLQQDSWETGAGEK, encoded by the coding sequence TGTTTCTGGCGGTTTCAGTCTGGGCGCCTCACGCGTCATCCCGAGCTTCGCTACACGCCCTCGGGCGCCCCCGTGTGCCAGATGGGCCTGGCGCTCAACCGCCGCTGGACGAGCCAGGCCGGCGAGGCGCAGCAGGAGACGACCTTCGTGGAGATCACGACCTGGGGCAAACAGGCCGAGACGGTGGCGGCCTATCTCACCAAGGGCCGCGCCGTCGCCGTCGATGGGCGGCTCCAGCAGGACAGCTGGGAGACGGGGGCCGGCGAGAAG